The window TCCAAAGGTTAAGTGAACAAAGTTCGTATATTAGGCTCAACCATGAGCCACAAGCCTATACAAGATGACTTCTCAAACACGCAGGGTTCAAGAGCAAATTCGAAGGtgcaaatcaaggaaaaatcTAAATGTATTCTAAAAGTGAGGAGAGCAATTTAAGCATCCAAAATCTCATCAAAATAAGGTTTCAATCccagaaaatattttccaaagtttttcaagtcccattgaATCCATCTgataaaattttcaactttggtGATATTCTTTGAAAATGTATAACTTGAGTTGTGTAAGTcaaaaaatcataaatcttataccgttagaaaaaaGACTCAAAGCACTAATAGGCTTTAGAAGACATCTTTATGAAATTCAGCCCATAGgttagtcaaattttcagttTAAAATCACTGCTGTCTCATGTGCAAAATTAGAACAGTCATGGTTTTTGAGAAACTTTGCAGATTTTCTGGTATTTAGAGGAGTTGAACTAAACcctaaattttataccgttgaaagccctatgagtctagtttcaaacacaataaacgaaactcaattctgacttttctatacgaagttatagccaatttcccaaaactaCACAGAACTTCctgcaaaaatttccagcaaaagTAGAGTTTGAGGAAACAAAGTTTTCCCCCCTTAAAActctttatttttcacttaattcCAACATACATCTTTAGATTAATGTATTATAAAGTATATTGAGTAACGAAGTAGGATTTACCAGTCACAAATCATGGTGAAAAGCTAGACAATTTCCTCTCTCCTAATCGGCCAACTCTAGTAGAAATTTCAGTAAATTTTCCCCAAGTCTTTCCAACAAAACTTCCAACTTTCAACCTTATTTCCATGGCAATTACACAATATATCATATCCAACATGTCATGAGTTATATAGCATGTATTCTTACCAAAGAAATCCATTAAAGTTCCAATTACAAGGCTGCAAATCAAAACTATCCATCACATGCCCCtaaatcaaaatttcagcaacctATAACTTAGAAAAGTGATTTTTCTTCCACAAAACTCGTACCTTTTGGCTTAAATTTAACATACAACTAGAATACCCAAAAGTAATGGAGAAATGAAAGGTTTTATAGCAATTTTACCTCCTTTTTCCTCACAAAAcaaaagttggaaatttctcaACATAAcctaaaaatcatgaaattcaccatacaagtccttcctttagCTTCTATAACATCATATGTCAATTAAACTCAATAATAAGGGAAGATTTCTATCAAAGTTCACCTCTTTACCTCCAAACCCAAGGATAGCAAACAAATCAAGAAGGTTGCAGGGCTTTCTTCCTCTAAAACTTCTCCAATAGCCTTTCCAAGATTGATtcaaggttttatggagtggattagggtttttcttgggtTTCTTCATGATTCAAGCAAGAGATCAAGGCTggattttttttgtgttttctctccctttcctctctcaaaatttcgtccatcatgtGTGCAAAAAGAAGAAAGTTATGAACACAAGAACGTTTGATCAAGATAAGTAACAAAAAGGTTTGGtcttggtcaaaattggttGGTTAATTGACAAATGTCAAGGAAAGATGTGTTGtctatcttttttgtctctaaTCACTAACATATGTAATGCCCCTCTAATTAACTCTTAACACCTCTTGTCATATAATTCCTTTTGCGCAAAACTCTCTCTAATCCTCCAAATTTATCGCACGCACTTCACTAGTCGATCACACTAGTGTCATACACAATGAAACCTAACATACATCAAATGAAACATGCACcaagtaaaataagaaaataggtcaaaatcatgattcaactaataaaacaaccaagaattcgaggcaagtaaatgaaaatcaaagaaaatatgtaACTAACTGTCGGGTCACAACACAACTTGCAAACATCTAAAACTgagcaaaaatgaacaaaacttttttttttcttttcttggtcaaagCTATGGTTTGAAATCTCTTGTattaaaatctctttctttccaTAAATATGTCATGCCACAAAACGTTAGGCaatcaattaaaagaaataataaggTACAACAATCCGTTATCATTCACTATATATACAAGCAAGTAAGCCAACACGAAAGGTATGAAAATTTTGAGTCCTCACATAGTGTCTGTGCTTGTGGTACATTTTAGACAATAATAGTTGCATATTTCAATTGTAACTAAGTGATATCAAACATGTTTTTGTTATAAGTTGATATATTCTGGACAAAAAGATTTGATTAATATATGAAACAAACCTGCTTGTTATATAAAAGATGGAATTCAAATTCATATTTCATatttcaaacttcaaatttcatatttcaattttgtcaaATGCACCCTTAGTCAAAGTTATTTAGAAGTTAATTAATGTaattatttctttaaaaaattggtgggcCAATACGTGACATTCAAAAGTAAAGCTTGGTGGGGAATATGACATAAAACTCTGAAAGCGGTTGAGCACATAGAGCAAAAGATTTGGGGCTAGACTGACATTTTTTAAACTTCTTTCTTCTCCATCGTTTTCAGTCCAGAAAGTCCCCCTCACCACTAAACATCCGCCCGCCGCAGCTACTGTTCTACCCAATTCCACGCGGCGACAGATTTGGAGACGGCAACAATTCCGGCCAGTAGTCGTCCAATCGCACGAATTTTCCCCTCTTTctgtttctctctctttcttcctcCGGTGAGTTGCAAAAAAGAGAGGGTAGGCTTTCTTTTCCAAGGAAACTCTTTCCTGAggaattctttccttttccacACTGGTTTCCTGAGACCAAACAGGGTAAAGAAAAGACTCAAACTTGCATAGGGATATATAACTTTTTGTCCCCTCATAAAACCCTTCATAAACCATAATTTGATACTGATTCTTTAGAGGACTTTTCACAAATGGCTTACCTACAATACGGAAGGCATATCCTCCGCCGTGGCTCTGACCAAATCCTTCCCAACCCCCTGTTTTTCGCTGCTCAAGGCGTCCGATATCGAAAGTTGGAAGTCATTCTCACTACTGTAAGTAGATTTTGaaccatttttcaatttttttgtcctagtaataaatttttatttttgcgaATTTCTTGTGGTTAACgttttgtttaattaaatttGTAGTCCATGGACAAGCTGGGAAAGGCAGGCGAAACGGTGAAAGTGAAACCGGGGTTTTTCCGGAACCATTTGATGCCAAAATTGCTTGCTGTTCCAAATATTGATAAGTTTGCATACCTGATTAGCGAGCAGCGTAAGGTatatttccttttctctttgcTACTTTTATTTGTGATGAAATTCTACTTTGTGTGAGACAATGAGACTAGAATTCTGTAGAACACAAGTGTGTTAGATTAATCTTTCCTGACAGTGTAAttcatttctattttttggtcaaattctTTCTGCGTGAGTGAATGAGGCTAGAGTTCTTAAGAATGTGATCGAgttagattttttttcccctgcaTTGATATGGTGGTGTAACAGTTCTTTGCTTCACCGTGTCTAGGTGCATGCTGCACGTGCTAAAATAAGCCAACAAATTTGATTACAGGTTACTTATAATCTATCTACATCTGCTTTTGGACAGAACTCCTGATATCCTAAGTGTAGGAAAGATGAATGTGAGGAATTAAATGATCAAAGGCCTTCAGGAAATAGGACTTACACAGGAAGTAAAACTGTGGTTAATCCAGTGGAAGAGTGGCCTTTGTTATCTTTAGAATTGTGTATGAAGTATGATGAGCTGGGGAAATCATGTCTTTAAATGTCTAAATGCCATTAAATAGGTTGTGGAAATTTTGAAGGGTTAGCATGATTATGAGCATGCCTCATTGGTGGGGGATGTCATGATGGTGTATTACACTCCCTTATTTCTGGTATTTGTGTTTTAATGTTTGAATTGATGTAAAATTTAGGTAACTTATCCAAAAACAATTGCGCTCATCAAGGAACAGCATAGATGCTTAACCAATTGAAATGATACGTTGAGTTTAGTATTTATATTTGCAAAACTTGGCCATTGATTTAATTGTGGTTGCAGCAGTCTGCTTGCATGTGCTAGTTATTCACATCAGTTAGATGTTCTATTCTCGCAGTTTGCATTTATGGAAGTCAACATTATTGTTAATCCAGTAACACATGGAGTGAAGTCTTGCATTTGAAACATATGTACTTTGAAAACAAACTCCGATCTTTTATCAGTGTTTGTGTTATTGATGTGCTTTATACAACTTGTATTGTGAAATTCTACAAGAAGAAGAACACGGGCAGAGAAAAGGTTTCTGCCGCTGGAAAATTTAGTGGAGTACCAACTTTAGCCTTTTTAATCTTTTCCTTTCTATTCTTTGGGGTGGTTATTCAGCTTTTATTTCTCTATTTTAGTGGTCATTGTTCAATGAACAGCCATGTATTTTCTTTTAACTTGAGATTTATAACTCAGCTTGTAAATTATCTCCATTGAAGCTTCAAAATTGGCATCATTATGCTTCTTTTCTTGTATATATTAATCGATATCATCTACTCATTAAGAGctatgctcttttttttttttccaagattTACCAACCTAAGGAAGTTGAAGAGGTTAAAATGGTTGTCCCAAAGACTGAAGAAGACAGGATGAAAGAATATCAGACTGCAGCGAGACGCCTTGATAGTGCTAAGTTGGTTTGTATTCTCTACTTATGCTTTTTCTGTTGAAGTTAACCATAAGAAAGCATTTTATTTGTTGATTATTTGTTAGCGAATGAAGTAATAGATTGACAACTTTGATTGCCTAaagctggttttttttttgttggggaaCACTCTTGTCGCCTAACATAAAGTGCTTCCTTTTGTGTTTCACGTGTACTCTAAGTGGTGTTTGACAGTGTACCGAATCAAATCAATCAATACATCTccttatctttctttgtttGGTTTAATCTGATTAACAATCCTCTAGGTTCTGCGGAAGTTAACTACAAAGGATAACGAAGTGCGTGAACCTGTGACGAAGGATGAAATTGtagctgaggtaatttcttCCTATCCAtgttttcttgatattttttggACTTGTTATGTTGATCGCTCACTTTCTTTATGTGGAGAACATATAGATTAGTGAATGCACAAGTGTCTAGCAACTAGTGGCATTATAATAACTATTGGGAAGAAGTGACAAGTCATCTGATTAATAGTATGACTAATTTTGAACAACCTGGTTACTCACTGTATTAAAGATTTTTATTCTTCTGCGTCTGTGTGCATTTCTCTGTGTACCAAAGATatgtactaatgtacaatcaAACTGCAGAGATGAGTTCTTATATCATGAGCTGTGAGTATGTCAGAATGGTCTTTCATTtgagcaagaaaaagaaaatgaatgtcACATTCACTTAAGTAGGATAGACTCTATGTGCAGAAGTATTTTCATCATGGGCTTGAAGGGTGCTAATTGTGTTCTTCACTGTGAGTGCTACAACTTTCTCAAATGGAATTTGAAATTCATCCACTTGAGTAGGATAGACTCTATGTGCAGAAGCATTTTCATCATGGGCTTGAAGGGTGCTAATTTTGTTCTTCACTGTGAGTGCTACAACTTTCTCAaatggaatttgaaatttttagaCATTAGGTGAACATGGTGGTTGAGAGAGACCTTTATGCCAACTTGGCCACTGCAATAGCATTAGTCCTTGGACCTTTCATTGCACTTCTTGTTAGATGAACCTGAACATGGACTCCTGAATATTTAGCGGTTGGAAGATTTCCCTGTAACATTGCAACAAGGAAACAGCCAGGGTGATTGGTGGCGGTAAATAGGTCCATGCCCTTGTATCTGTGCAGAATGTCATACAAATCTTAGGGGCAGATACTTTTCACTGAGTGCTGCATGATGATGCTCAAAATGCTGACATTTATCTGCCACCCCTACCCTTGACAACCACCACCACCAGCACAATTGCTGAAGTGTAATGTCAAAAACTCGAAAAAGGAAGAGTTTGGGATGTCTGTTCGATGAAAGTAGATTTGTTAATTTTGAAGGTTAAATTGTTGCTTAGAGCCATCAGCGTTATAGGGTTAGCGTGAAAAACAAATCTCTCAAACCCTTGTTATATGCTGACTCTTTTTGATGGCTTGTTAGGTTGCAAGACAGCTCTCAGTGCACATTGAACCTGAAAATTTGCATCTTCCAACTCCTTTGGCAGCTTTTGGAGAGTTTGAGGTTCCACTGCGCCTACCAAGGTCCATTCCTTTGCCAGATGGGAAGCTTCAGTGGGCTCTTAAGCTCAAGATTCGCCGAAAATGAAGGGCCTTATTTGCACTCAAATGCTGTGATggaaattattttgaatttcaaGATCCAAAACCTTTTGCTTCCGG is drawn from Coffea arabica cultivar ET-39 chromosome 1c, Coffea Arabica ET-39 HiFi, whole genome shotgun sequence and contains these coding sequences:
- the LOC113714860 gene encoding uncharacterized protein, which produces MAYLQYGRHILRRGSDQILPNPLFFAAQGVRYRKLEVILTTSMDKLGKAGETVKVKPGFFRNHLMPKLLAVPNIDKFAYLISEQRKIYQPKEVEEVKMVVPKTEEDRMKEYQTAARRLDSAKLVLRKLTTKDNEVREPVTKDEIVAEVARQLSVHIEPENLHLPTPLAAFGEFEVPLRLPRSIPLPDGKLQWALKLKIRRK